The segment GGGCACGTTGACCCCAGAACTTCGATTTACACCATACCCGATTTTTTCCCAACGAACACCTTCAATCCGCAATTTGAAGGGAAATACTCGCGCTGCGTGCGGCAATTTGATCACACGCCGGCGTAGTGTGGCACGATTGTCGCAGGGATGAAAGAGGAGGTGACATGAGCGCGATCCAAACCGCGACGAGGCGACACCTTGCCTCACGCTTCCGCGAGCGCGCCGATCACCTTGCCCGCCACTCGCCGGCCCGCCTGGCCATGCTCGTCTTCGCCTTCATCATCCTTTTCATCACCTCCCTGCTCCTCCTGCCGTTCGCTACGGCCAACCCCGGCACGGCCACCTTCATTGAGGCGCTTTTCACAGCCACGTCCGCAGTATGCGTGACGGGCCTGACCGTCGTCGACATGGCTTCCCACTGGACGGTCTTCGGGCAGATCGTCGTCGTCATCGGCGTCCAGATCGGCGGCTGGGGCGTCATGACGCTCGCCTCCATCCTCGCCCGCGCGGTTTCCCGTCACATCGGCCTCACCCAGCGCATCCTTGCGGCCTCGGAGCGAAAGTCCCGACTGGGCGACGTCGGCGCGCTGCTGCAGTCCGTCGTCATCACCTCCCTGACGGTGGAGGGCCTGCTCGTACTCGTCATGTTCCCCTCGATCATGGAGGTGGAGGGTACGTTCCTCGGGGCGCTGGGCCACTCGATCTTCATGGCGGTCTCTACGTTCAACAACGCCGGATTCGTCATCATCGGCCCGGACCTGACCCCGTTCGTCGGCAACTGGGCGATCAGCCTGCCCATCATTCTGGGCACGGTGGCCGGCGCGATCGGCTTCCCCGTCATCTACAACATTTCGAGTAACCTGCGCTCCCCCAAGCGCTGGTCGCTACACACGAAGATCACGGTTGTCACTTACGCGGTGCTGTGGCTGGCCGGCATCCTCATGGTCGCGGCGTTCGAATGGAACGGCGCTTTTGCTGACTTCACGACGAACGAGAAGGTGCTCGCGTCCTTCTTCCAGGGAACGACGCCGCGCTCGTCGGGGATGGCGACCGTGGACATCGGCTCGATGTCGGAGGCGACGTGGTTCGTCATGGACGTACTCATGTTCATAGGTGCGGGCTCGGCCTCCACGGGCGGCGGCATCAAGGTCACGACCTTCGCCGTCTTGCTCCTCGCGATTATCGCCGAGGCCCGCGGCGATCGCGACACGGAGGCATTCGGCAAACGCATCCCGCCCGACGTCATTCGACTCGCCATTTCGGCAACCTTCCTCGGCGCCTTCCTCGTCGGGACCTCCACGCTCATCATTCTGCACGAATCCAACTTCCCGCTCTCGCGTGTCCTGTTCGACGTGATCTCGGCGTTCGCCACCTGCGGCCTATCCACCGGGATCACGGCCGACCTGCCCGACTCGGCCAAGCTCATCCTCATCCTTCTCATGTACCTGGGGCGTCTGGGAACGATGACTTTCGCAGCGGCGCTCGCGCTTCGCACACGCCGTCGCGTCATCCGACTCCCCGAAGACCGCCCCATCATCGGCTAAGCGGTAGAAAGAGAACACCATGCCAAACACTTACGCGGACAACGCCACGCTCGTCATCGGGCTGGGCCGCTTCGGCTCGGCCATCGCCGTCACGCTCGACAAGCTGGACAAGGAGATCCTCGCCGTCGAGACGAATCCCGACTTGGCTCAGCAGTGGAGCCACCGTTTCAACGTCGTCGAGGCGGACGCACGCTCGGCGGAGGCCCTCCACCAGCTGGGCGCTGAGGACTTCGACGTCGCCGTCGTTGGGGTCGGCGCCCTGGAGGCCTCGGTTCTCATCACCGCGAACCTGGTCGACATGGGGATCCCGGACATCTGGGCGAAGGCCACCTCGCGTGAACACGGCACCATCCTCAAGCGTATCGGCGCCCATCACGTCGTCTACCCCGAGTACGACGCCGGTCAGCGCGTGGCCCACATGCTCTCCGGGCGCATGCTGGACTACATCGAGATGGAGGATCAGTTCACGATCGTGAAGATGATCCCGCCGCGGGATTTGGTGGGCTTTTCGCTAGCGGAGTCAAACGTGCGCCAGCGCTTCGGCGTGACGGTGATCGGTGTCAAGTCCCCCGGCCAGCCCTTCGAGTACGCCTCGCCGGAGACGACAATCGGCAACGGAGACGTCCTCATCGTCTCGGGCGAGCCCTCCCTGTTGGAGGCCTTCGCGAACAGATTTGTCGGACGGCGTCGATAGCCTTGGGGCATGGCAAAGAATCAGACGTTTAGATGTAGCGAGTGCGGGTGGACCACCGTCAAGTGGGTAGGCCGGTGCGCGCAGTGCCAGGCGTGGGGCACGATCGAGGAGGGCACACCTCCCGCAGGCGCGAAGATCTCCGCCCTTACACCGCGCTCTCCGGCGACGCCGATCACGGAGGTCTCTCAGCAGGCTTCGATCAAGGAGCCCACGGGCGTGCCCGAACTGGACCGGGTGCTCGGGGGTGGGATCGTACCCGGTGTCGTCATCCTGTTGGCGGGTGAGCCCGGAGTCGGCAAGTCTACGTTGCTGCTGGACGTGGCAGCGAAGGCGGCCGAACAGGCCGTGCAGGCGGGGCGCAACCCGGTGCTTTACGTGACGGGTGAGGAGTCGGCCTCGCAGGTGCGCTCGCGCGCCGAACGCATCGGCGCCCTGCACCCACATCTGTTGCTCACGGCGGAGGCGGATCTGGCGAAGATTTTGGGGCACATCGCCGATTCGCGTCCGTCGCTGCTCATCGTTGACTCGGTGCAAACGATCATGGATCCGCATGTGGAGGGTTCCGCGGGCGGGGTGGCGCAGGTGCGCTCGGTGACGTCCACGCTGGTCAACACGGCAAAGTCCTCCGACCTGCCGGTGTTGCTGGTCGGGCACGTGACGAAGGATGGCTCGATTGCCGGCCCGCGTGTGCTCGAGCACCTGGTGGATGTCGTGTGCCAGTTCGAGGGCGATCGCCACTCGCGGTTGCGGCTCGTGCGCGCGGTGAAGAACCGCTACGGTGCTACCGACGAGGTGGGGTGCTTCGAGCTGGTCGACTCGGGGATCGTAGGACTCGCCGATCCGTCGGGGCTCTTCCTCTCGGCCCGGAACCTCACCGTTGCGGGCACGTGCGTTACGGTCACACTCGAGGGGCGTCGGCCTATGCCGGTTGAAGTGCAGGCACTGTCGGTGCCTGCGGCCGGTCCGCCGCGGCGGACCACCTCCGGGGTGGATAGCTCGCGTGTGGCGATGATGCTGGCCGTGCTCCAGTCGCGCCTCGGGGTCCACTTCGAGCGCAACGACGTGTTCGTCTCCACCGTGGGCGGGGCCAAGGCGCTTGAGCCGAGCGTAGACGTGGCGATCGCGCTGGCACTGGCGTCCGCAGCTTCTAATCTTCCCCTGGCCCCGGGCGTGATCGCGGTGGGCGAAGTGTCGCTGACCGGTGAGCTACGTCCGGTGGTTGGGCTTCAGCGGCGCCTAAATGAGGCCGCTCGCCTGGGCTTCCACACGGCTATTCTGCCCCGGACCTCGGAGAAGATCACCGCGCCCGCGGGAATGCGCCTGCGGGCGGTGGACGACGTGGCCGCGGCTGCGCGGGCGGTACTGCCGCTGGACGCGTAGCGTGAAGCAACGGCTTCCGACATCGTGCATGTAAGCCGCCGACTCTCGCCGGGAGTACTATCCCACCGAGTCCAATATTTTGGCAGCACTATGTCTTCAGTGGTTGCGCCGGTCCGCGCTGCTTCCACAAGCGACAACGCCGTCGAGCTCGACTTCGAAGACGACGTGGTGGCCAACGCGAGCTGGGCTCACCTCGGGGCGTCTGAAGATTCGCCGGAATTACTGGATCGCTCGCCGTCGCCGGCAACGCCGTCCGTAGTGTCGGAGCCGTCCGTTGCGCCGGTCACCGCTTTCCCGTCGGTGGAGCCCGCCTCGGGGCCCGCACTGCCGGTCGAGTCGCCTGCGCTCTCGCCCTCATTCGTGACGCTACGCCCGCCCGTCGCCACGCCCGAGCCGCTCAGTTCGAAAACGTAGCCGGACTGAAGGAGCGGGTCGGAACCTAGCAAGATCCGGGCCACGTAGGTTCCAGCGCCCGCGATCGACTTCCCCTGGCAGTTCGCGCCCGCGTTGACGCCGTTCCAGGAAAGGGCCTGCGTGGTGGTCATGCCGGCGTCGAGAAGAAGGATCTTGCTCGCCGGCCCTGAGGAACACACCTGACTGTCATAGACGGTCTGGTCGCCCGAGGTGAGCTGAAGGCGGAGGTCGGCGGCGTCAAAGTAGCAGGGGGCCTCGCCCTTGTTCGTGATCGAAGCGCTCAGCGTGACCTGCTGGCCCGCAGCGCCGCCCGCGCTGTTGACCGCCGTGCTGAGCGAGCCCGAGCTACACGCCACGGGTTCAAACTGCTCGACCGGGTTGACCGGCACGGTGTGCTTCTCAATCTTCGACAGCGCGTACTTGACGGCCACGAACGTGGCTCCGACCGCGAGCAGGATGACGAGGAGGACGGTCAGCAGACGACGCCGGAACGCTGCCCGCGCCGGATCCTTCTGCTTGCGCGGTGACGGGCGGGCGGACACCGGTCGCTTCGCCGACTGCCTGCCGTGACCCGTTCGCCCCGGAGCCGGGCGGCCGCCGCGCACCCCACGCGCCGAAGTGGCCGCGCCACCTCGGGTACGGCGCTTGCCGTCTTCCCGAACCGGGCGCTCGCCGCGGGCCCGCCGCTCGCTACCGGGGACCGCGCGTTCTCCGCGCGCCGCACTCCCGCGCCTCGCGCGCTCGTCGCGGCCTGATCCTTCTCCGCGCGTCGGGCGATCGGCACCACGCCCGCGGCCTGCCTGGGCGCGCCCGCCCGCCGGGCGCGGTGCACCACGACCCGCCTGCTTGCCGCGCTTCGGAGTTTCGTTCACGTCCCTACCGTAGCGGCAATCCCGCGCCGCGGGAGCGATGCGCGCCGGGCGCCGCTATAGTGAGGCCCGTGGCACCCGAACCAGAACTCGCCTACGCGGCCCTGACCCGCTGGTACGCTCAGCATGCGCGCCCGCTACCGTGGCGCGAGACGACGGACCCGTGGGCGATCCTCGTATGTGAGGTGATGAGCCAGCAAACCCCGGTCGCCCGCGTGGAGCCGGTGTGGCGGGCGTGGCTGGAGCGCTGGCCCACCCCCGCCGACCTCGCGGCGGCCTCCCCCGCCGAGGTTCTCATCGCCTGGGATCGCATGGGCTACCCGCGCCGCGCGTTGCGCCTCCAGGAGGCCGCGATCGCCATCGTGGAGCGCGGCTCCTTCCCCACTACCTACGACGACCTTCTCGATTTGCCGGGGGTCGGCCCTTACACGGCGGCCGCCGTCGTTGCCTTCGCCTTCCGTGGCTACAGCATCGTGCTCGACACCAACATCCGCCGCGTGCTCGCCCGCTGGCACGGCCAGGCTCTGCCCGCACCTTCGCAGACGAAGGCCGAGCTCGCCCGCGCGCAAGCCTTCGTCCCCTCAGGCGAACGCGCCTGGCGCTGGAACGCCGCCATCATGGAGTTCGGCGCGCTAGCCTGCACCGCCCGCGCGCCCGCGTGTGAGGGGTGCCCGCTGGCCGCGCGCTGCGAGTGGAACCTCGCCGGTCACCCTGGCGACAGCCACGCCCACCGTCGCCGCACGCAGGCGTGGGAGGGGACGAACCGGCAGGCTCGCGGGAAAATCATGGCCGCCCTGCGCGCCGGCCCGCACGGCTACGAGGACCTCCTGACCGCGACCGCGCTGCCGCCCGAGCGCCTCGGCCCGGCCCTCGACGGCGTCCTCTGCGACGGCCTCGCCGAGCAGGTTTCGGGCCAATTCCGCCTTCCGCTAGCATCGAAGCCATGAACGAACTCAAGCTCGCCCGCGCAGGGGGCGTGCTCGGCGTGCTCGCGCTGAGCATCTTCGCCATCGGTCTGCTCATCCAGATCTCCGGCAAACACGACGCGCTCGTCGCCCTCACCCCGGCGGGCGCGGGCACGGTACTCGTGGTGGTGGGCGCCTACCTGATCGCGCTATCACGACGAGCGGACGCCGACGTCGTCGCCGCAGCTCGCCTCACCCGCACGGCGGCGCTCGTCGCCACCGCTGTCGTGGTTGTCGGCGTGGCAGCAACGGCCACAAGGACGGGAATCATGACGACGATTATCCTCACCCTCGTCGGCCTCCAAGCCCCAATCGGGCTACGGATGGCGGCGAACTTCCTCGCCGGATCCCAGAGCCGCTGAGCTAGGCCGGACCCGCTTCACGAGCCAGCCTGGCCCGCCAGTCGCGCCTCGTCGGGCCCTAAAGTTCCTTGAGCATGCGCGAGTTGCCAAGAGTGTTGGGTTTGACCCGGGCGAGGTCGAGGAACTCGGCGGTGCCGTCGTCGTGGGAGAGGAGTAGTTCGCGGAGGGCATCGGGGCTGACGGGCGCCTCGTCGATACCGCAGTAGCCGAGCCTCGCGAAGAAGTCGACCTCGAAGGTGAGGCAGAACAGGCGACTGATTCTCAGGGTGCGGGCGCGCCCCTCAAGCTCGTTGACGATCGCCTTGCCCACACCGCGCCCGCGAAACTCCTCACGAACGGCGAGCGTGCGGATCTCGGCGATGTCCTCCCAAAAGACGTGGAGGGCGCCGCAACCGACCACCTCGCCGTCGACCTCCGCCACCACGAACTCCTGTAGGTGCTCGAAGTAGTCGATGAGGTCTTTAGCCACGAGGATGCGCCGGTGCGCATAGGGGCTGACGATCTCGTAGATGGCCCGCACATCCCTGGCCGTTGCTGGCCGAATCACCGCTTCGCCCCCTGCGTGGAGCGAACCGCGTACTCGTAGAGGAGGTCGGCGGAGTCCTCGTCGATGATGAGATCCGTGATGAGGCCGGCACGCAGGGCCGCGACGGTGGCGACCACCTTGTCCGAGCCGGAGACGACGCCGATGCGCCGCGGGATTTTGCGCAGATCCGTCGGGGTGGGCCCCGAGGCGCGCGAGTTGATCTCCAGGTCCTCCCAGGAGCCGTCGGCGCGAAGTAGCACCGTGCAGATGTCGCCGACCACGCCCTCCCGGCGTAGCGCGTCAAGTTCCTCCTCGCTCAAGTAGCCACCCGAGTAGACCATGGAGAGGTTCTTCGAGGTGGGAGATCCGATGCCGAACAGGGCGATGTCGGCCCGTTGCTGGATCTCGCGAACCGCGGCGATCGAGCGCTCGCGCCAGAGTGCCTCTCGGGTGGCGGCGAAGTCAAAGAAGGCGGGGACCGCGAAGTAGTGGGCGGAGGCGCCGAAGGCCCGCCCGAAGGCCTCCATGAGTGAGCCGGCGTAGGGCACGCCGCTGGTGGATGCGTTGGCGGCGCCGTTGAGTTGGACCGCGATCGAGCCGCGTGCGGGGCGCGGAACCAGGTGGTCGACGACGGCGGCCACAGTGTTTCCCCACGCCACCCCGATGATGGTTTCGGGCTTCATGAGGTCGGAGACCATGATCCCGGCCACCTGGGCCACGGCGTTGAGTCGGCGCGCCTCGTTGACGCCGAAGGGGACGGGCACGACCTTGGCCCGCACCCCAAACATCTGCGACAGGCGCACCTGCATCTCGCTGGCGGCCTCCTGGGGCGGGTGGATCGTGATTTGGATGAGGCCCTCCTCCTTGGCCTCGGCGATGAGGCGGGAGACGGTGGAGCGTGATACGGACAGTCGGCGGGCGATTGACTCCATCGTCTCGCCCTGGATGAAGTGCATGACGGCCGCCTCATAGGCGGCTAGAGATCGATCTTCTCGGTTCATGTCAGGCCTTTCTTCGGCGTATGTCAGGCACATTCTACATGCGTAATGCAAGTGTTTTCAGATCTTATGCACGGTCGTGCACACTTGGCCAATTTCGCTCTCCAAATCAGTTTTCGCACCACAAGCTGGGAAAAAGGCCGTAGATTGGAAAATAAGTTTCCGCGTAGAAATCGGAAGAACCATGAAAACCATAAACACCGATGTTGTTGTTATAGGTGGTGGAGCAACAGGCGCTGGCGCCCTGCGCGACCTTGCCATGCGCGGCTTCGCTGCCGTCCTTGTCGAGCGTGCCGACCTGGCACAGGGAACCTCCGGGCGTTTCCACGGCCTCCTCCATTCCGGCGGCCGCTACGTCATCTCGGATCCCCACTCGGCCACGGAGTGCGCCGAGGAGAATGAGATTCTGCGTCGCATCCACCCCGATTCGGTGGAGGAGACCGGCGGCCTGTTCGTCGTCGGCCCGCATGACGACCCGGAGTTCTCCACCCGCTTCCTACCCGCCGCACGGGAGACCCACGTGCCGGCCGAGGAGCTCGACGTCGCTGAGGCGTTGCGTATCGAGCCGCGCCTCAACCCTGGCATCCAGCGCGCCTTCCGCGTCCGCGACGGCTCGATTGACGGTTGGGGCATGGTCTGGGGGGCGGTTGAGTCAGCCAAGGCCTACGGCGCCCAGTGCCTGACCTACCACCGGGTCACGAAGATCGAAAACGACGACGGCCAGGTTTCCCAGGTGATCTGCACGAACGAGAAGACCGGCGAAGAGGTGCGCATCAACTGCCGCGCCGCCATCAACTGCGGCGGCCCTTGGGCGGGTCAGATCGCGAAGATGGCCGGGTGCCACGGCGTCGACGTCGTACCCGGACGCGGCATCATGATCGCGATGAATCACCGCCTCGTTAACCACGTGGTCAACCGTTGCATCCACCCCGCCGACGGCGACATCATCGTCCCGGCACACACCGTCTCCATCATCGGCACCACCGACCAGAAGGAAGACAATCCTGACTTCCTCGTGATCCGCAACTCCGAGGTTCAGCAGATGCTCGACTCGGGTGAGGATCTGGTGCCGGGCTTCCGCAAGGCGCGCGCGGTTCACGCGTGGGCCGGCGCCCGCCCGCTGGTCAAGGACTCGCGCGTGGACGCCTCCGATACCCGCCACATGTCGCGCGGCATGTCGATCATCGACCATTCCACGCGCGACGGTGTCAAGGGCTTCTTCACCATCGCCGGCGGCAAACTCACCACCTACCGTCTCATGGCGAAGAACATCGTCGACGCCCTCTTGGAGCAGCTCGACGAGTTCGTCGAGTGTACCACTGACACCGAGGCGGTTCCCTCGAAAGCAGTCCAGACTCACAAGGTCACGGACCGGCTCAAGGAGGCCGAAGCCGACCGCTTCGAGGATCCGATCATTTGCGAGTGTGAGCTGTTGCCGCGCTCCACGATCGAAGAGGAGCTCGCCAAGCAGCCGGAGGCCAACCTCGATGACATCCGCCGCCGCACCCGCCTCGGTATGGGCCCGTGCCAGGGCACATTCTGCGGCATGCGTGCCGCGGGCATCATGCATGAGACCCTCGCCGGCCGGCTCGGCCGCGAGGAGAACGCGGACCGCACGTCGTCGATGCTTCGACTCTTCGTCAAGAACCGCTACTCGGGCCTTGAGTCCCTCATGTACGGCGAGCAGTTGCGCGAGGCCACGCTGAACAAGTGGATCCTCGCCGGCAACCTCGACATCGACCACCTGCCGGCACCGGCCGAGAAGGCCGTGCGTGCCACGGGCGATCTCGAACTCATCCATGGCCGTCCCGCTATGGCACAGGTGAAGGAGAACGAATAATGCGCATCATTGTTATTGGTTCGGGCCTTGCGGGCCTCACGGCGGCGCTCAGGCTTCGCGACGCCGGACATCACGTTGACATCGTCACCAAGGGGTGGGGCGGCCTGCTCCTGTCCTCCGGCACGCTCGATGTCTACGGCTGGGGCAAGGACGGGCACCCGGTCTTAGACCCGTACGCCGCCATCGGTGACCTCGTCGCCGAGGATCCGGGCCACCCGTACGCCGCCATCGGGGTCGACGCCGTGCGCGAGGGCATCGATTGGCTGTGCTCGACCACCGGCCTGTTCGCCAAGGCGGGCAACAACGTGCTCATCCCCACCGCGATCGGAGCGGTTCGCCCCACGGCCGCGGTGCAGAACACCATGGTTCCTTCCCTGATGGAAGACGGGAAGAAGTTCCTGGTGGTCGGCATCCGACAGTTCCGCGACTTCCCCGCGGCCTTCATCGCCGACAACCTCGCCCGCTCCCCGTTGGCGAAGGTCGAGACGCGGGCCGTGACGATCTCCCTCGCACCGCGCAAGCCCGAGGCCGACTCCACGGGCACCACCTTTGCCCGGGCCTTCGATGGCACCGCCGGGCTGGACGGCCCGTCCACCCGCGACGCGCTCATCCACGAGCTACGCGCCCACGTCCGCGACGGCGAGACGGTCCTGCTGCCCGCGATCCTCGGATTCGCTCCCGACGCCTACCAGGAGATCTCCGCCGAGCTAGGCGTGCCGGTGGGCGAAGTGCCGGTTCCGCCGCCCTCGATCCCCGGCCGTCGCATCAACGACGTGCTCATCCAGCTCTGTCGCGACAAGCGGATCGACATATCGCTCAACGCTGAGGTCATCGGCTTCGAGGCGAGCGGCGGTCACGTCACCGCACTTCAGGTTCAGCGTGCCGGCCGCGTCACGACCAACAAGGTCGACGCCGTCGTCTACGCCGGTGGCGGCCTCGAGTCGGGTAGCATTCAGCGCAACTCGTACGGAGAGATCCGCGAGCGAGTCTTCGACCTACCGCTGACGTTCCTCGACGCCGAGGATCCGGAGACGACGGGCGTGACCGGTTCCGTCGTCGTCAACGGCAAGGACATCTTCGGAACCGGGGTCTGCGTCAATGCGGACATGCTCGCGCTCGACGGTGACGCGCCGGCCTACGACAACCTCTACTGCGCGGGCTCGATCATCGGCGGCGCCCGCCCGTGGAGCGAGAAGTCCGGCGAGGGCATCGCGCTTGGCAGCGCCGTTGCCGCCACCCGTGCAATCCTCAGGAGGGACTAATCATGACCACCGTTGTTAACCCACTCGAGCATGCCAGGGCCTCCCTGGCCCGCGCTTCCCTCGACGCGTGCGTCAAGTGCACGATCTGCGAGTCGCAGTGCCCGGTTGTGCGCTCGACCCCGCTGTTCTCGGGTCCGAAGTTCGTGGGCCCGCAGGCCGAACGCTTCCGCAACGGGGCCAGCGTGGACAAGTCCCTCGACTACTGCTCCGGGTGCTCGATCTGCACTACGACCTGCCCGCAGGGCGTGAAGATCGCCGAGATCAACGCCCAGGCCCGGGCCGTCATGAAGGCCGACCACATGCCGCTACGCGACCGGATCATCCCCGAGACCGAGCTCGAGGGGAAGCTGATGACGCCGTTCGCCCCGATCGCGAACGCCGCGCTGGCCAACAGGCCGGTGCGTACGATCGTGGAGAAGGTCATCGGCATCCACCGCGATGCACCTGTCCCGAAGGCCCAGACGTCGACGTTCATGAGCTGGTTCAAGAAGCACGAAAAGGAGCGCACCGGTCCCTTCCCCAAGGGCCCGATCGTCTTCTTCCACGGCTGTGCGGGCGGCTACTTCGAGATTTCGACCTCGAAAGCCGCCGTGGAGGTGCTGGAGAAGCTCGGCTACGAGGTGCTCGTGCCCAAGCAGGGTTGCTGCGGGCTGGCCCACCAGTCCAACGGCCTGTTTGGGCGAGCCTCGAAGAAGGTTCGCCAGCTGTGCGACCAGCTCAACGCCGCGGGCAAGGACCTGACTATCGTCTCGGCGTCGGGATCGTGCGCCGGCATGTTGCGCCACGAAGCGCACGAGATCATGGGCCTCGACGATCCGACGCTGCTCGATGTCGGATCGCGCACCGTTGAAATCTCGGAGTTCATCCTTGAGCTCATCGACGAAGGGGAGTTCCCGGTCGAGGAGCTCAAGCGTTGGGATATCACGATCCCCTACCATCAGCCGTGCCAGGTCAAGAGCCAGGGCATCGGCAAGCCGGCCATCCGCATGATGGAGACCGTGCCGGGTGTGAAGGTGATCGAGTCTGGCGAAGCCTGCTGCGGCATCGCCGGCACGTACGGTCTGAAGAAAGAGAAGTACGAGATCGCCCAGGCGGTGGGCAAGCCGCTGTTCGACATGGTCAAGCGCACCAACCCCAAGCTCGCCGCGTGCGAGACGGAGACCTGCCGGTGGCAGATCCGCAAGGGCACTGGGGCGACGGTCATCCACCCGATCGAGGTGATCCACCGGGCGCTCGGGCTGGCGTAGCTGGCTCACTAGCTGGGTGAGCCCGGCGGGCTCGCTGGCGTAGCCGCGAGCCCGCCGAGCCCGAGACGCGGACGCTGACTGACTTGCCCGGCAGCCGCCACGGTCGGCGCAGTTCGCGCGGTCAGCCATGTATGTCCGCCGCACAGGTTGCGGGTGGGATCTGCGATACTTGGACTATGTTTGAACAGATCACCGCCCCCGTCGCCTACCACGGCGAGGGGCCGTGCTGGTCCGAAGAGTGGGGCGGCCTGCGCTGGGTGGACATGCTCGCCGGCGACCTCCTCACCCTTCTGCCCGACGGCTCAATCCACCGTCTGCACACCGGCTCGCCCGTGGCGGCCTTCGTGCGGCCGCGCGCGAACGGCGGGTTCGTGGTCGGGCTTGAGCGCGGGCTCGGCCTAGCCGACGATCCCTTCGGCGTCGTGCGCCCACTCCCACACCTATGGGACAACGCGGACCTGCGCATGAACGAAGGTGGCACCGACCCGTGGGGCAACCTCTACGCCGGCTCGATGTCCTATTCGCGCATTGCCGGCGCTGGCACGCTATACAAGATCACCCCGGACCTCGCAGCTTGCGTGGTGCTCCCCAGCGTCACCACCTCCAATGGCATCGCCTTCAGCCCCGACGGCACGCGGGCCTACTACCATGACACGGCGACCCGGCGCACCGACGTGTTCGACGTCGTGGACCGGGAGCTAACGGGCCGGCGCGAGTTCCACGAGGCTACGGGCACGAGCCCCGACGGCTTGGCCGTCGACAGCGCGGGCAACGTGTGGGTGGCGCTCAACCGCGTGGGCAAGGTCCGCCTGTACTCCCCCGACGCTCAGATCCTGGACGAGTGGGATCTGCCGGTTCGGCTGGTCACAGCGGTCACGCTCGGCGGGCAGGACGGTCGCGACGTGTTCGTGACCACATCGCGGGAGAATCTGGAGGACCCGGAGCCGGAGGCGGGCGCGGTCTTCCGGGCCCGCGCCGAGGTCCCCGGACTCCCCGTCACTCCCTTCGCCGGGTAGCTCGCCGCCGACCCCGCGGCACGTGAGGCGGTCAACGCCTCTCCGTCGCCGGGCCGGATGGTCCGCCGCGTTAGACTTGAGCCATGTCCACTCCCCTGTCGAATGATGGCCTGTTTGACCTGCCCGAATCCGCGCGCCAGCCCAACGCGCGCGTCATTTTGGTGATGGGCGCATCCGGCAGCGGCAAGACGCGTTTCACCACCCGCACGGGACTTCCGGTAGTCTCGCTCGACGACTTTTACTACGACGGCGACCGCCCGGGTATGCCCATGCGCCACGGCATGGTCGACTGGGATTCGCCCTCCACGTGGGACCGCCAGCGGGCGGTGGATGCGCTCGTGGATCTGTGTACCACCGGCTCGGCCACCGTGCCGGTCTACGACATCCCCACCTCCACGCGAGTGGGCGAACGCAGGCTGGACATGGAGGGCCGCCGCTACGTGCTGGCCGAAGGAATC is part of the Trueperella abortisuis genome and harbors:
- a CDS encoding TrkH family potassium uptake protein, which translates into the protein MSAIQTATRRHLASRFRERADHLARHSPARLAMLVFAFIILFITSLLLLPFATANPGTATFIEALFTATSAVCVTGLTVVDMASHWTVFGQIVVVIGVQIGGWGVMTLASILARAVSRHIGLTQRILAASERKSRLGDVGALLQSVVITSLTVEGLLVLVMFPSIMEVEGTFLGALGHSIFMAVSTFNNAGFVIIGPDLTPFVGNWAISLPIILGTVAGAIGFPVIYNISSNLRSPKRWSLHTKITVVTYAVLWLAGILMVAAFEWNGAFADFTTNEKVLASFFQGTTPRSSGMATVDIGSMSEATWFVMDVLMFIGAGSASTGGGIKVTTFAVLLLAIIAEARGDRDTEAFGKRIPPDVIRLAISATFLGAFLVGTSTLIILHESNFPLSRVLFDVISAFATCGLSTGITADLPDSAKLILILLMYLGRLGTMTFAAALALRTRRRVIRLPEDRPIIG
- a CDS encoding potassium channel family protein yields the protein MPNTYADNATLVIGLGRFGSAIAVTLDKLDKEILAVETNPDLAQQWSHRFNVVEADARSAEALHQLGAEDFDVAVVGVGALEASVLITANLVDMGIPDIWAKATSREHGTILKRIGAHHVVYPEYDAGQRVAHMLSGRMLDYIEMEDQFTIVKMIPPRDLVGFSLAESNVRQRFGVTVIGVKSPGQPFEYASPETTIGNGDVLIVSGEPSLLEAFANRFVGRRR
- the radA gene encoding DNA repair protein RadA, giving the protein MAKNQTFRCSECGWTTVKWVGRCAQCQAWGTIEEGTPPAGAKISALTPRSPATPITEVSQQASIKEPTGVPELDRVLGGGIVPGVVILLAGEPGVGKSTLLLDVAAKAAEQAVQAGRNPVLYVTGEESASQVRSRAERIGALHPHLLLTAEADLAKILGHIADSRPSLLIVDSVQTIMDPHVEGSAGGVAQVRSVTSTLVNTAKSSDLPVLLVGHVTKDGSIAGPRVLEHLVDVVCQFEGDRHSRLRLVRAVKNRYGATDEVGCFELVDSGIVGLADPSGLFLSARNLTVAGTCVTVTLEGRRPMPVEVQALSVPAAGPPRRTTSGVDSSRVAMMLAVLQSRLGVHFERNDVFVSTVGGAKALEPSVDVAIALALASAASNLPLAPGVIAVGEVSLTGELRPVVGLQRRLNEAARLGFHTAILPRTSEKITAPAGMRLRAVDDVAAAARAVLPLDA
- a CDS encoding HhH-GPD family protein produces the protein MAPEPELAYAALTRWYAQHARPLPWRETTDPWAILVCEVMSQQTPVARVEPVWRAWLERWPTPADLAAASPAEVLIAWDRMGYPRRALRLQEAAIAIVERGSFPTTYDDLLDLPGVGPYTAAAVVAFAFRGYSIVLDTNIRRVLARWHGQALPAPSQTKAELARAQAFVPSGERAWRWNAAIMEFGALACTARAPACEGCPLAARCEWNLAGHPGDSHAHRRRTQAWEGTNRQARGKIMAALRAGPHGYEDLLTATALPPERLGPALDGVLCDGLAEQVSGQFRLPLASKP
- a CDS encoding amino-acid N-acetyltransferase, encoding MIRPATARDVRAIYEIVSPYAHRRILVAKDLIDYFEHLQEFVVAEVDGEVVGCGALHVFWEDIAEIRTLAVREEFRGRGVGKAIVNELEGRARTLRISRLFCLTFEVDFFARLGYCGIDEAPVSPDALRELLLSHDDGTAEFLDLARVKPNTLGNSRMLKEL
- a CDS encoding sugar-binding transcriptional regulator; the protein is MNREDRSLAAYEAAVMHFIQGETMESIARRLSVSRSTVSRLIAEAKEEGLIQITIHPPQEAASEMQVRLSQMFGVRAKVVPVPFGVNEARRLNAVAQVAGIMVSDLMKPETIIGVAWGNTVAAVVDHLVPRPARGSIAVQLNGAANASTSGVPYAGSLMEAFGRAFGASAHYFAVPAFFDFAATREALWRERSIAAVREIQQRADIALFGIGSPTSKNLSMVYSGGYLSEEELDALRREGVVGDICTVLLRADGSWEDLEINSRASGPTPTDLRKIPRRIGVVSGSDKVVATVAALRAGLITDLIIDEDSADLLYEYAVRSTQGAKR